One genomic region from Sphingobacterium sp. UGAL515B_05 encodes:
- a CDS encoding glycoside hydrolase family 10 protein, producing MTGKTYLYSFFTIVICLFSIRTYPQQLPKREFRGVWVATIGNIDWPSVKAGNNVAQQKQEFIDLLDQHRSAGLNAIILQVRPAADAFYAKGREPWSRYLTGKQGLPPSPFYDPLEFAITEAHKRGMELHAWFNPYRASTTLNPAHFSDDHITKRHPEWFFTYAGKKLFNPGIPEVRKYIIDVIMDVVKNYDVDGIHFDDYFYPYPDSRNTPVPDQITFGQYNNGIEKIDDWRRNNVNVLVHDLGVAIKKIKPYVKYGISPCGVWDNKENNTAGSDTRGLSAYRELYADGVKWMQEGWIDYINPQIYFPFKNRAAAYEILVDWWQKHTYGRHFYVGHGAYRVTENKIGWTDRSQIPRQVRHLREEHDVEGSIYFSSKSLTDNLVGLQDSMRNDLYRTPALPPTMPWLDSIPPNAPFGLLVKNSANGKMNTLFWQKPDVATDGESAYGYVIYRFNLDEKVNIKDPGKIIFITFDGDKLQYTDDDIKQHQQYKYVVTAIDRIKNESKPSDSRATNEET from the coding sequence ATGACGGGAAAAACATATTTATATTCTTTTTTTACCATTGTTATTTGTTTATTTTCGATTAGAACGTATCCCCAGCAACTACCTAAGCGGGAGTTTCGCGGTGTATGGGTAGCAACCATAGGTAATATAGACTGGCCCTCCGTGAAGGCGGGCAATAATGTCGCTCAGCAAAAGCAGGAGTTTATTGATTTATTGGACCAGCACCGCAGCGCGGGGCTGAATGCAATTATTTTGCAGGTACGTCCTGCTGCCGACGCTTTCTACGCGAAGGGCAGAGAACCCTGGAGTAGATACCTGACCGGAAAACAAGGCCTGCCTCCGTCGCCATTTTATGACCCCTTAGAATTTGCGATCACCGAGGCACACAAAAGAGGGATGGAGCTACATGCCTGGTTCAATCCGTATCGTGCTTCGACAACATTAAATCCGGCCCATTTTTCGGATGACCATATTACCAAGCGCCACCCCGAATGGTTCTTCACCTATGCTGGCAAGAAGCTTTTCAACCCAGGTATTCCGGAAGTTCGTAAATATATCATTGATGTGATTATGGATGTAGTCAAAAACTACGATGTAGATGGCATTCATTTCGATGATTACTTTTACCCCTATCCTGACAGCAGAAACACACCGGTACCGGATCAGATTACCTTTGGTCAATATAACAACGGGATCGAGAAAATTGACGACTGGCGACGCAACAACGTCAACGTACTGGTACACGATCTTGGTGTTGCCATTAAAAAGATAAAACCTTATGTCAAATATGGCATTAGCCCCTGTGGCGTATGGGACAACAAAGAAAATAATACTGCTGGCTCAGATACCCGTGGTCTGAGTGCTTACCGGGAACTATATGCTGATGGTGTAAAATGGATGCAGGAAGGCTGGATAGACTACATCAATCCCCAGATCTACTTTCCTTTTAAAAATCGCGCTGCAGCATATGAGATCTTAGTTGACTGGTGGCAGAAACACACCTATGGCCGTCACTTTTATGTGGGGCATGGGGCTTATCGTGTTACCGAAAATAAAATCGGCTGGACAGACCGCAGCCAAATTCCCCGACAGGTACGCCACTTAAGAGAGGAGCACGATGTGGAGGGAAGCATTTATTTTAGCTCCAAATCACTCACGGACAATCTTGTTGGATTGCAAGACTCGATGCGGAATGACCTGTATCGTACACCAGCATTACCCCCTACAATGCCGTGGTTAGATAGTATCCCACCCAATGCACCTTTCGGTCTTCTGGTTAAAAATTCGGCCAATGGTAAAATGAACACCTTATTTTGGCAAAAACCAGATGTGGCCACTGATGGGGAGTCTGCTTATGGCTATGTGATCTATCGGTTCAATCTCGATGAAAAAGTGAACATTAAGGATCCAGGAAAAATCATCTTTATCACCTTTGATGGCGATAAGCTTCAATATACGGATGACGATATCAAGCAGCATCAACAGTACAAATATGTCGTTACTGCTATTGATCGTATAAAAAATGAAAGTAAGCCATCAGATAGCAGAGCCACAAACGAAGAAACTTAA
- a CDS encoding L-serine ammonia-lyase has product MSKEQISVFDMFKIGIGPSSSHTLGPWRAAQQFTAVLKSKGVLNEVEQVKILLYGSLAKTGAGHGTDIAVLLGLSGDDPVTFDVNRVTPKVEHIKAVGELEVAGERTIPFSYQEDLLFLYAESFPFHPNAVTFQAFLSNGKAITETYYSIGGGFVVQENDTESVLSEVDLPFPVDTAHELLHWTMKTGLKISELVLENECAWREESETVAGVLNIYKTIHECIYRGCHTGGTLPGGLNVERRAAKLNKKLMQGRTYQDYESWVAAIREGGQNFQYILDWVSCFALAVNEENASFGRVVTAPTNGASGVIPAVLQYYITFHDGMRENKIIQFILTASEIGSIFKKNATISAAMGGCQAEIGVSSAMAAGALTEVLGGSQRQVLMAAEIAMEHHLGLTCDPIGGLVQIPCIERNTMGAIKAITAAQLALQSNPDKAKVSLDTVVKTMWETALDMNAKYKETADGGLAVNIPLSLPEC; this is encoded by the coding sequence ATGAGCAAAGAACAAATATCCGTTTTTGATATGTTTAAGATTGGTATCGGACCTTCGAGTTCGCATACCTTAGGCCCTTGGCGCGCAGCCCAGCAATTTACGGCTGTTCTCAAGTCAAAAGGGGTATTAAATGAGGTCGAACAGGTTAAAATCTTGCTTTATGGGTCTTTGGCTAAGACTGGTGCAGGTCACGGTACTGATATTGCCGTTCTACTGGGACTAAGCGGAGATGATCCGGTTACCTTTGATGTCAATAGAGTGACACCCAAAGTCGAACATATCAAGGCGGTCGGTGAACTGGAAGTTGCTGGCGAACGGACGATTCCTTTTTCCTATCAGGAAGACCTCCTGTTTCTATATGCCGAAAGCTTTCCTTTTCATCCCAATGCCGTTACCTTTCAGGCCTTCCTATCAAATGGTAAGGCAATTACAGAAACTTATTATTCTATAGGTGGCGGTTTTGTGGTGCAGGAAAATGATACGGAAAGCGTCCTGTCTGAAGTGGATCTTCCATTTCCTGTAGATACTGCACACGAACTCTTGCATTGGACGATGAAAACGGGGCTGAAAATCTCTGAGCTGGTCCTTGAAAATGAATGTGCATGGCGTGAAGAAAGTGAAACCGTAGCAGGCGTATTGAATATTTATAAAACAATACACGAATGTATCTACCGGGGCTGTCACACCGGAGGGACATTGCCGGGGGGGCTAAACGTTGAGCGAAGAGCAGCCAAGCTGAATAAGAAATTAATGCAGGGACGTACCTATCAAGATTACGAGTCCTGGGTAGCGGCCATTCGGGAGGGCGGCCAAAACTTTCAATATATTCTGGATTGGGTAAGTTGTTTTGCTCTTGCTGTAAATGAGGAAAATGCCTCCTTCGGACGTGTGGTTACAGCGCCTACCAATGGGGCTTCGGGCGTTATCCCGGCTGTATTGCAATATTATATTACTTTTCATGACGGTATGCGTGAAAATAAAATTATCCAATTTATTCTTACGGCATCTGAAATCGGTTCGATCTTTAAGAAAAATGCAACGATCTCTGCTGCAATGGGCGGCTGTCAGGCCGAGATTGGGGTTTCATCAGCGATGGCTGCCGGCGCGCTGACAGAAGTGTTGGGTGGATCGCAGCGTCAGGTTCTGATGGCTGCCGAGATTGCGATGGAACATCATCTTGGATTAACATGCGATCCAATTGGTGGATTGGTACAGATTCCTTGTATTGAGCGTAATACTATGGGAGCCATTAAGGCAATTACTGCTGCGCAATTAGCACTACAATCCAACCCAGATAAGGCAAAAGTGAGCCTGGATACTGTGGTTAAGACCATGTGGGAGACGGCTTTGGATATGAATGCTAAATATAAAGAAACAGCAGACGGTGGATTGGCCGTCAATATTCCATTGAGTTTGCCGGAATGTTAA
- a CDS encoding MBL fold metallo-hydrolase: MKYCAIASGSNGNCYYVAKDDSAILIDAGINSKHIHLRMYNLGILPTQIKAIFITHEHSDHIRGLSVFAKKYNLPVYITKGSYDGTRLHLPSHLVHIISPDEVVEIGGLKVYGIPKYHDAKEPCSFLVSDGTYNIGVLTDIGRPCENVQHVIQHSDVLLLESNYDEEMLRTGRYSYFLKNRISSGWGHLSNRVAVELFNAYKTDRLKHLILTHLSGENNTVDLVQQTFEPHCERIQLHVATRYQETELFDLKLVLENRVTAFSIPSALSS; the protein is encoded by the coding sequence ATGAAATATTGTGCAATCGCCTCCGGAAGCAATGGAAACTGTTATTATGTGGCTAAAGATGATTCTGCTATTTTGATCGATGCCGGAATCAACAGCAAACATATACACCTTCGGATGTACAATCTGGGTATTTTACCGACTCAGATCAAAGCAATTTTCATTACCCATGAACATTCAGATCATATCAGAGGCCTATCCGTATTTGCCAAAAAATATAATCTACCGGTTTATATCACCAAGGGGAGTTACGATGGTACCCGATTGCATCTTCCGTCCCATTTGGTCCATATAATCTCTCCGGACGAGGTCGTTGAAATTGGAGGTCTCAAGGTGTATGGTATTCCCAAATATCACGATGCCAAAGAACCCTGTAGTTTCCTTGTTTCAGATGGAACATACAATATTGGTGTACTTACAGATATTGGGCGACCTTGCGAAAATGTGCAGCATGTTATTCAGCATTCGGATGTATTGCTTCTGGAATCAAATTATGATGAGGAGATGTTGCGTACTGGACGATATTCGTATTTTCTGAAAAATAGAATCAGTAGCGGGTGGGGACACCTTTCAAATCGTGTTGCCGTCGAACTATTTAATGCCTATAAAACCGATCGCCTTAAACATCTTATCCTAACTCACCTCTCCGGCGAAAATAATACGGTCGATCTGGTTCAGCAGACTTTCGAACCACATTGCGAACGTATCCAGCTTCATGTAGCGACACGTTACCAGGAAACAGAATTGTTCGACCTGAAACTTGTGCTAGAGAATCGTGTAACCGCTTTTTCAATTCCTTCTGCACTCTCTTCCTAG